The Syngnathoides biaculeatus isolate LvHL_M chromosome 20, ASM1980259v1, whole genome shotgun sequence nucleotide sequence GCCTGGAGGACACGAGGTCGGAAAAAACAAACGGGAAGTCAGTCTTAAGTTCTGCATCCCTTTGGCAACAATCGatccagtccagtccagtccagtccagtcgAGTCCCCCACTAAATGTTGAGCAAGCCAAActtggagacaaattccttgtgtgtttttacacacttgggcaATAAACCAGATTCTGATTCGGACTTGGCTGAAGCCAGTCCGAAATCCAAtccaaatatttccaaaaagtcACGTGTTTAAGGTCAAGTCAAAGTCCGGACGAGCCTTCCGTACGTTTTAGTCCGGCGGCGGTGCGTAAAATTACCAGCGAGGCCACGGTGAAGCCGATGACCTCGATGCAGCCGTCGTCGTGGCGCTGCGGCTCGAAGTCGCGGTGGTCGCCGGTGTTGCCCCAGGGCATGGTGCCCGCACAGTACCTGCACCGTAAGCGTAGCGAGAGCGCCGTTAGCGCGAGTGCGGCGGCGAGCGCCGAGCGAGACCCACCTGGGAATGTTTAGAAACACAATGCACTGGAATTTCAGATCCTGGATCTTGGGAGTCAGGTCGGTGCCGTCACACTGGAAAGCACACATAGGAACGCGTTGAACACTTAGTCAGTCGTGCGTCAAATCGGATTTCACCATTGAAatcaattgaaatgccattaattggTTCCAGTCCCGGCAAGTGGCTGCAATTTTGGGGTTGGGTTTTTATTCTGGTATTCATGTGTTGCAATTTGCAATTACACCAATAACATCAAGATGAGATTTTTGAggaaatttgaaacaaaaaaaaaaaacatttaactgcTTTGCATGTCAACCTCCAGATTTCGGTACAATATTTAACTTTACAAATCATTACATTTTCTGATTATTTTCCTATAACCTGTACAGTGTATCTTTTCGGCGGTACTTTTTCCATATCGAATGCATCAGATTTGTCTCGATGCGAGCGTCGCCATGGCAGCCACGGCGAACGTGAACTCACCACCACTCGGACGTGCTTGGACAGGTCCCGCGAGCTTCTCTGGAGGAAATCCGAGAAGGCGGCCTGCGGCAACGCATACACGCAAAGGGTTTGTTACACTTCCATCATCTCcacaatttcttgaaaaaaaaaacatcaaaaaattTCCTCATAACATGAAAGCAAATCTGCGCATTAGTATAAATGTGCACCGTCCTGGTGCTACTAGGGAAGTACTAGTGACAGTCGTAGTACTTGTAGCACGCAGCTCTCAAATTGGGCACTTTTGCCTGACTAGTAACAAGccgaaggtaaaaaaaaaaaaaaaaaaaagatggaggctCACTCCTGCGTAGAACATCTTGTTGCGGAAGCGGCTGTTAAACTTTTCAGGGTTGGCCTCTgcgacagaaaaacaaaacagaacaggAAGCGTACATGAGATGAGAGCAAAAAGCAAGAGAGGAGGTTAAAAATAGAACgcaagtggaggaggaggaggaggaggcggcggttAACGGACGAAGAGAAAGGGATGCCACCCACCTCGGGACTCGTGGAACTCCAAAGTGACGTGAGCGTCGAAGCCCAGGCTGAAGTAGTTGTTGAAGACGTCGAGAGGCAGCTGAGGGCGCCACAGAAATGACACTTTGCGAGTCGGCATCCGAAAGGGTCTGCTTCGGGGTTCGGCGTTCACACCAAAATAAAtccgaccccccaccccccgcgtCTCCTCGGGCCTAACCTTCTGCGTGCCGTCCTCCGGCTGCCCCTCCTCGCCGCTCTTCTCCACCTGCAGGTTCCACCggtccagctgcaccaccgagCCGTCCTCCACGTGACCCAGAACTTTGGACACGGGTTCGTCCGTGTAGCCCTGCGGCGGtcgggcgagcgagcgagcgagcgctgGTCAACGCGCGGCACTTTCGCTTTCTGTCGTCAGCAGAAACCTCACGCGCGGCGTCGTACGAGTCTTCCGCATCTCGCGCTACGAGTAGCGAGCCGATTTGCCTTCCGAGTAACGTGTCGGTGTTCTACTCGTGTACCCGATTTGCTCCAGTGTGCTGAACTGGACTACGGCGTACATGTGGAATTCGGCGCACTAGTAGGACTTCGGAACTCGCAGAAAAGTGGATTGAAACCATGCAGAGGGAGAACAAAAGTGTCCACGTGACGCAAAGGTCAAGCGTGCAGAACAGGAAACTCGTAAACTTCCCGGAATGCGGGCGAAGGATTCTTGTAAGGacaaaaagtattgggacacctcCAGGAACTGAAAAGTGGAACATTTTGAATCAAGTTTTAGATCAGTAACCTGATGATTGAAACACCACTAGCGACCTTCCTCTTTTTTGTGATGATACAAACGAGCATAATTCcaagatgacaaaaatgaaacgaCGCGATGAGCTGTGCTAAAAAGGCACATGAAGCCAAAcgcttttgcttttgttgtttttttttttttttttttttgtccagtggTTCAAGGTTTAGAAACTCACCCCGCCCCAGTTGAGCGTCCTGGCGAGGTCGTTTCCTGTTCCCAGAGGAAGGACGGCCACCGGAGGCTGGGGGTTCATCTGCAGCTCGTCCAGCGTGGACAGGATCCATCCCACCTACGCGGAAACGCAGACGCGCAACGCACACTTTGCAGCTTTCGGGTTTTCGAGAAGAACACACAAAGAACTGCGGGGAGAAGTGTCAGGGTCTGTGCCTTTAAAAGCGGCGGGGCGTACGCCATCAGTCTGCGTGTGAGCGCGCGGTTgtgagctgtggctgacagcagctccTGCGTGAGTACGCTTATTGCATTTGCGTGACTTATTGTCTTCCCGTCGttcaaaaaatgtctgaaaaggggggggggggggaggaaggaaggaaggaagtgtaACTTTACCGTCCCGTCTCCACCGCAGGCCAGGATCCTCAAGTTTGGCACTTTCCGATACAAATCCAATCTGAGGGTGGGAGAGGTGGAAAAAGCACGCTTGACGTTTAGCCATGGCAAGCCAGCGGCCGAGCGGGACACTTACGCCTCCCGAAGGCCGCCTTGCGACAGGTCGAAGACCTGCCGCGGGTTCAAGATCCACATGAACATCTGGAGCAGCTTGGCGCCCTGCGGACAGGAAGCAGATGGGCTTGGCTGGCGAGAGACGACCTCCGACCCCGCGGCGTCTGGGCCGAAGGGTCGCGTGAAGGAGGAGCGTCAAAGGGAGCCGACCTGGTTGCCGCCGCTCTTCGGGTTGACGAAGACCAGGATGGGCTTCATGAGCGGCGAGGGCAGCGGCTTCAGCATGAACGGTCGCCATTTGGAGTCCTGAGGGGACCGCAGCGGCCTTCAATtcattccaccccccccccggtcCCAAGTCCTGCCCTCCCCAGGTCCTTCGCTCACTTACGTCGGGCCCCTTTTTGCTGGTCCTGCGCTTGAAAGACGTCCGCTTTTTCCTCCTGGCCGAGTTCTTGAGCGAGTTCTACGCGGGGGGGGAGTCCGGCGGTTAGCTCAGCGGTAACGCGAGGCCGCCGCGGAGGAGCCTGTGTGATGCGTGCGCGTGCCTGCGGTTTCCTGACTTTGATGATCCAGGACGGGGGCACGATGACGCCGGCGTGAGCCCCCAGGGAGCAGGGCTCCTCGATCTGGTGCAGCATGAAGCACGTCACCTTGTTGTGGAACTGCCGCCGCCGCAACACAACACAATTATTAGCTGACGAAGCCTCGCGAAAGAGCGACGGGGCGTTGTGGTTTTGGAGTGCAGCTGAACAGTTTTCGAGATGCGGGCTGTGCACGTGACTCGgcgcaaaaatgaaaaaggtcCCGGCCGCAAGCGGGGTGACTTACGGCCTGTTTGCACCACGAACAGCTGATGGCGATGATTTCTTTACTGTGGAAAAACTTCTGCTGAAAGCTCTGCGGAAAAAgacaacaagaaaacaaaagaaaacgcTCGAACCGAGTTGGCGTTGACGTTTGGGCACCGACCTTTCCGCACGTCTTGCACTTCCCCTCCTGCCTCCGCCGGTGCACCCAGTGATGCCTCAGCACGTTCTGCTGTCGGGCAGGACAGGCGAGGTCGCACGTTACTCCCGACGTGACGCCGCACGTTGCCCGCGGACCCGAGACAAGCCGGCCACTTACGTCTCGGAGGCAGCGCGATCCTCCCTCTCTGAAGGTCGGCTTGCACCTGAAGTTGATCTCCACGCAAGACGGCCAATAGATGGCGTACGCGTCACGTTGTGGCTTTTGGGCTCCCGCGCGGGACGGCTTACCTTTTCTAGCGGCTCCATGCAACTGGTGTGAACGACGATCTTGCAGGCGGCGCATTTCCTCCTGGGCGCAGACTTCTTTAAGGGTAAACACACACAAGGTTGCGGCCTATAGAAAGAGCTTCTTTTGGGAGCTCGAGCATGGCGCACATTTCACGAGGAAACATCGGAGCCAGCTCAAATTTCTAGGGTGACTTCATTATTGGAGGATTCCTGGAATGAACCAAAATTACTCAAATGGaaagggcgggggtggggggtggggggtgggaaacTAGACATGTCTACTAAATATAGGGCTGCAAAAATGGCTGCTGAAAGAAAAACGGCAGACTTCCTGCagtccatttgttttttcttttgatgaaGCTAATCGTGACATATAGCTAGCAAGTTTCATGTTGCCAAGTGATTACTGGACGCAGGGGCCGACTTTTCAAAAACGATAAATTCCAGGTCGCCGTGTCCTTTCCCGGGGCTCCAAAAAGCGCCGATAGACTGAATATTCATTCATCTGGCACGGCGACTTCTGTTCTGGTGGACTTCTTTTTACCAAGCGTGTgcgtttattcatttttgaacTCTTCTGGGGCGGCTCACCGCGGCCTTGACGAGGCAGGCGTCCTCTCCCAGGTAGCAGAGCTCGCCCGAGCAGCTGGTCTCCATCCACAGGTGGTCCCCGTTGACCGCGTTCTCCTGCCGGGCGAGGTCAAAGGTCAGTGGTAAATGATCTGCTTATGATATTCATCTCTGAGCAGTTTTAGTCCCGCAATTAGTCTCCCGTGACAATGCAAATCAAACTGACCCGCGATGGCGTTTGAAACTCTATCAAAACCACAAACAGTCGCTGATTTCATTTCTGCAAATGGTTTATTCCTGTGTAATTATTACAATGACACCCGCTCCCCTCGGGCAGGAGGCTACGGAGCACGCGATGCAGGACCGCCGGGCTGAGGAAGCGGTTTGACGTATGGCATCCGTGTTCCATGTTCACGCCCCCAAAGAGCCCATACTGTGCGTTTGAAAACCCAAATGAAGACCTTGAGCGCAAACGTCCGCCCAGCTCTGCGCTAGATGATTTCATGGCGCACTTCAACTGCGAGAGCGCGCCGCGAGCATGTCGAGCACATAATTGCCACCGTCGAGTGGGATGACACTTGTTTGGACGTAAACGACGCCACTCAATTCAAGCCCTGATGTTTTGTTAATGAGCGGTTATTGAGAACATTGATTACACGCCGCCGCGTGCGTCGTGCGAAAGGCCGGCGGCCCgccgaaggaaggaaggaaggaaggaaggaaggaaggaaggaaacatCTCAGCGGTCGGAGCCACAGGGGGGAGTCAGGCCAGTGTGGATTGGCACCTTCCAATGAATCCATCACGCAGCGCCAGTGAATCAATTTGTGGCGAATGACTTCATAGCAAgcagtgaacaaaaaaaaaaagctgtttattccgactcccagttgaagttgacTGGAAAAttaaacgtttaaaaaaaaaaaaaaaaaaaaccttgtttgGGTTGATACTAACGCAgacaatgcaaaacgccatagacgggctaacaagTAGCATCTGTGCCATGGTGTTTTGCTTAAATTTCAACA carries:
- the dgki gene encoding diacylglycerol kinase iota isoform X5; the encoded protein is MDPRAATEAPAASPSGPPASLGADGGESESGAGSEETSAGCCSDTFSSLPDIEHESLEDKLRGLAFRKQTSYRKAISRSGLQHLGPPQPAPPPASNGPSKEPRTCMDWTENAVNGDHLWMETSCSGELCYLGEDACLVKAAKSAPRRKCAACKIVVHTSCMEPLEKINFRCKPTFREGGSRCLRDQNVLRHHWVHRRRQEGKCKTCGKSFQQKFFHSKEIIAISCSWCKQAFHNKVTCFMLHQIEEPCSLGAHAGVIVPPSWIIKVRKPQNSLKNSARRKKRTSFKRRTSKKGPDDSKWRPFMLKPLPSPLMKPILVFVNPKSGGNQGAKLLQMFMWILNPRQVFDLSQGGLREALDLYRKVPNLRILACGGDGTVGWILSTLDELQMNPQPPVAVLPLGTGNDLARTLNWGGGYTDEPVSKVLGHVEDGSVVQLDRWNLQVEKSGEEGQPEDGTQKLPLDVFNNYFSLGFDAHVTLEFHESREANPEKFNSRFRNKMFYAGAAFSDFLQRSSRDLSKHVRVVCDGTDLTPKIQDLKFQCIVFLNIPRYCAGTMPWGNTGDHRDFEPQRHDDGCIEVIGFTVASLAALQVGGHGERLHQCREVVLTTFKTVPVQVDGEPCRLAPCTLRISLRNQANMVQKSKRRTSVPLLNDPHAVPERLRLRVNRIGLHEYDRLQYDKERLRDISVPVGIVVVRGDCDLETCRLYVDRLREDLHQAPSLGHRVHYQDESRGMPRTISAGRLSSSWSFLDSTSADRFYRIDKAQEHLHFVTEICQDEVFILEHEGPAGGQVPSGGMPDLVVEPNAGAPLTAEEQALLMAASSGDLSMLSECVHHGVSLLVRDAAGCSALHKASQKGHAQLVVYILQQGSKVLLDLPDREKGDTALHKAASQRQHAVCRLLVEAGASLQKTNFQGKTPVEQAEGDSELTSYLSSQKTPSAPHEDLETAV
- the dgki gene encoding diacylglycerol kinase iota isoform X4, with product MLQRHVQQPAGHRAREPGGQAEGVGVPETDVLSESHLPLGPPAPGPAAARPAPRLQRAQQGAAHLHGLDGERGQRGPPVDGDQLLGRALLPGRGRLPRQGREVCAQEEMRRLQDRRSHQLHGAARKGKPSRAGAQKPQRDAYAIYWPSCVEINFRCKPTFREGGSRCLRDNVLRHHWVHRRRQEGKCKTCGKSFQQKFFHSKEIIAISCSWCKQAFHNKVTCFMLHQIEEPCSLGAHAGVIVPPSWIIKVRKPQNSLKNSARRKKRTSFKRRTSKKGPDDSKWRPFMLKPLPSPLMKPILVFVNPKSGGNQGAKLLQMFMWILNPRQVFDLSQGGLREALDLYRKVPNLRILACGGDGTVGWILSTLDELQMNPQPPVAVLPLGTGNDLARTLNWGGGYTDEPVSKVLGHVEDGSVVQLDRWNLQVEKSGEEGQPEDGTQKLPLDVFNNYFSLGFDAHVTLEFHESREANPEKFNSRFRNKMFYAGAAFSDFLQRSSRDLSKHVRVVCDGTDLTPKIQDLKFQCIVFLNIPRYCAGTMPWGNTGDHRDFEPQRHDDGCIEVIGFTVASLAALQVGGHGERLHQCREVVLTTFKTVPVQVDGEPCRLAPCTLRISLRNQANMVQKSKRRTSVPLLNDIQKVCAADLRRLSAPPDSFSVPHAVPERLRLRVNRIGLHEYDRLQYDKERLRDISVPVGIVVVRGDCDLETCRLYVDRLREDLHQAPSLGHRVHYQDESRGMPRTISAGRLSSSWSFLDSTSADRFYRIDKAQEHLHFVTEICQDEVFILEHEGPAGGQVPSGGMPDLVVEPNAGAPLTAEEQALLMAASSGDLSMLSECVHHGVSLLVRDAAGCSALHKASQKGHAQLVVYILQQGSKVLLDLPDREKGDTALHKAASQRQHAVCRLLVEAGASLQKTNFQGKTPVEQAEGDSELTSYLSSQKTPSAPHEDLETAV
- the dgki gene encoding diacylglycerol kinase iota isoform X6, encoding MDPRAATEAPAASPSGPPASLGADGGESESGAGSEETSAGCCSDTFSSLPDIEHESLEDKLRGLAFRKQTSYRKAISRSGLQHLGPPQPAPPPASNGPSKEPRTCMDWTENAVNGDHLWMETSCSGELCYLGEDACLVKAAKSAPRRKCAACKIVVHTSCMEPLEKINFRCKPTFREGGSRCLRDNVLRHHWVHRRRQEGKCKTCGKSFQQKFFHSKEIIAISCSWCKQAFHNKVTCFMLHQIEEPCSLGAHAGVIVPPSWIIKVRKPQNSLKNSARRKKRTSFKRRTSKKGPDDSKWRPFMLKPLPSPLMKPILVFVNPKSGGNQGAKLLQMFMWILNPRQVFDLSQGGLREALDLYRKVPNLRILACGGDGTVGWILSTLDELQMNPQPPVAVLPLGTGNDLARTLNWGGGYTDEPVSKVLGHVEDGSVVQLDRWNLQVEKSGEEGQPEDGTQKLPLDVFNNYFSLGFDAHVTLEFHESREANPEKFNSRFRNKMFYAGAAFSDFLQRSSRDLSKHVRVVCDGTDLTPKIQDLKFQCIVFLNIPRYCAGTMPWGNTGDHRDFEPQRHDDGCIEVIGFTVASLAALQVGGHGERLHQCREVVLTTFKTVPVQVDGEPCRLAPCTLRISLRNQANMVQKSKRRTSVPLLNDPHAVPERLRLRVNRIGLHEYDRLQYDKERLRDISVPVGIVVVRGDCDLETCRLYVDRLREDLHQAPSLGHRVHYQDESRGMPRTISAGRLSSSWSFLDSTSADRFYRIDKAQEHLHFVTEICQDEVFILEHEGPAGGQVPSGGMPDLVVEPNAGAPLTAEEQALLMAASSGDLSMLSECVHHGVSLLVRDAAGCSALHKASQKGHAQLVVYILQQGSKVLLDLPDREKGDTALHKAASQRQHAVCRLLVEAGASLQKTNFQGKTPVEQAEGDSELTSYLSSQKTPSAPHEDLETAV